One window from the genome of Hydra vulgaris chromosome 02, alternate assembly HydraT2T_AEP encodes:
- the LOC136076548 gene encoding uncharacterized protein LOC136076548 translates to MIRENRESITINPFVSISGVVSLCQVIFAGKGITSQMTPQKAVSNIKNLIISTTESGSQDNCSLLAAYNKLDKHLTEQGIERPVVLLSDGHSSRFDFKVLNFLREKQINLFVSPPDTTEVTQLLDQAPNQQLHRYYNNTRDELYSSFQTINRERFVNILGTMWNNWASAANIVSAAKRVGISKNGLNVDDMQQDKFEQAALLIDKTDDVSLTSATPKKTRNVTSKDGPLATTPRSQSKVAQTKGRYGSAEYWKSMYEMSQSFIEESYEKSLNLAEVPGLLSVNRVKPKEVNQTKTTRVTNVHGSMEAQDVLSKVASLEGEKQKKICDSEEKEKHKLQEKELFYRCKLQCSCVKECLAKSLKECSQCHSILKSVCSKMACRIDNKKPAMILPASASSSSSKS, encoded by the exons ATGATTCGCGAAAACAGAGAGAGCATAACTATAAACCCATTTGTTTCAATATCAG gaGTGGTTTCATTGTGTCAGGTAATATTTGCTGGCAAAGGCATAACGAGCCAGATGACACCACAAAAAGCTGTCAGTAACATCAAAAATTTGATTATCTCAACGACAGAAAGTGGTTCGCAAGACAACTGTTCATTATTGGCTGCGTATAACAAGCTTGATAAACATCTCACCGAGCAAGGTATAGAGCGCCCAGTTGTGCTTCTATCAGATGGTCATTCATCACGTTTTGACTTTAAAGTTCTTAATTTTTTGCGTGAAaagcaaattaatttatttgtgtcTCCGCCTGATACTACTGAAGTTACACAGCTACTTGACCAAGCACCTAATCAACAGCTCCATCGCTATTATAATAACACGCGAGATGAACTCTATTCCTCTTTCCAGACAATAAACCGAGAAAGATTCGTGAATATCCTAGGAACAATGTGGAACAATTGGGCATCTGCTGCCAATATCGTATCAGCTGCTAAGAGAGTTGGTATAAGTAAGAATGGTCTTAATGTTGATGATATGCAACAGGATAAGTTCGAACAAGCAGCTCTCCTTATTGATAAAACTGATGATGTTTCTCTAACATCTGCTACTCCTAAGAAAACAAGAAATGTGACATCAAAAGATGGACCCTTAGCAACAACTCCAAGATCTCAGTCAAAAGTAGCGCAAACGAAAGGACGGTATGGTTCAGCCGAATATTGGAAATCAATGTATGAAATGTCCCAATCATTTATCGAGGAATCATATGAAAAAAGCCTTAATTTAGCAGAAGTGCCTGGGTTACTTTCTGTAAACCGGGTTAAACCCAAGGAGGttaatcaaacaaaaacaacaaggGTCACTAATGTGCACGGATCTATGGAGGCTCAAGATGTGCTTTCAAAAGTGGCTTCTCTCGAAGGagaaaaacagaagaaaattTGTGATTCAGAGGAGAAAGAGAAACATAAGCTCCAAGAAAAAGAACTGTTTTATCGTTGCAAACTGCAATGCTCTTGTGTAAAAGAATGTCTTGCAAAATCTTTAAAGGAGTGTTCGCAATGTCATTCTATTCTTAAATCTGTATGTAGTAAAATGGCTTGTCGCATTGATAACAAGAAACCGGCAATGATTCTTCCTGCATctgcatcatcatcatcatccaaatcgtaa